From a single Brassica oleracea var. oleracea cultivar TO1000 chromosome C5, BOL, whole genome shotgun sequence genomic region:
- the LOC106292443 gene encoding uncharacterized protein LOC106292443 codes for MLLSMDMMVTIPPSWLRPPPDPPPPSFLGLMHHCSSSLKMMVTALPPHSQPRPPSNPARNKHLPIETPPVKPPEPPDPPDVSVSLVLFTSSSPSPQANQVLDLMFNFSRVSSKLSDDGVVLVFTGDTIFVNWRSSPVDAMLDVWVTLDLWFLALFGSVLMDSVSFGYIFVPLSGFYVALMQLSTAVCSPIIVFNLLKETIIVICCLVNMVMAGIDCPLGSCLEQSLFPIFPHVWSELDEHVWLVLQGFSSRLTLFPAFSAVVVTLRVTRDAIVQETHETVVMRFLMFTCCDLYFHSILGLSVSYSIGLFVALLYSPFMESKLF; via the exons ATGCTCCTCTCCATGGACATGATGGTGACTATTCCTCCGTCGTGGCTCCGCCCCCCTCCAGATCCGCCGCCCCCGTCGTTCCTTGGCCTGATGCATCACTGCTCTTCCTCCTTGAAGATGATGGTGACAGCCCTTCCTCCTCATTCACAGCCCAGGCCTCCTTCAAATCCAGCGCGGAACAAGCATCTTCCGATTGAAACTCCTCCCGTCAAGCCACCAGAACCTCCAGACCCACCGGACGTCTCCGTCAGCCTCGTTCTTTTCACTTCCTCCAGCCCTTCTCCACAAGCTAATCAAGTCCTAGATCTGATGTTTAATTTTTCAAGAGTTTCAAGTAAGCTCAGTGATGATGGTGTTGTTCTTGTGTTCACTGGTGACACCATCTTTGTCAACTGGCGTTCTTCTCCTGTG GATGCAATGCTAGATGTGTGGGTGACTTTGGATTTGTGGTTTCTGGCTTTATTTGGTAGTGTACTGATGGACTCAGTGTCCTTTGGTTATATCTTTGTGCCTCTTAGTGGTTTTTATGTTGCGTTGATGCAACTCTCTACTGCAGTATGCAGTCCTATTATTGTATTCAACCTG TTGAAAGAGACAATCATTGTGATTTGTTGCTTGGTGAATATGGTTATGGCGGGTATTGATTGTCCGCTTGGCTCCTGTTTGGAGCAGTCTCTTTTCCCAATATTTCCTCATGTATGGAGTGAATTGGATGAACATGTGTGGCTGGTATTGCAAGGATTCTCCTCCCGGCTAACGCTCTTCCCTGCCTTTAGTGCAGTGGTTGTGACTCTCAGAGTTACCCGAGATGCAATCGTTCAAGAAACTCATGAAACCGTTGTGATGCGATTTCTAATGTTTACTTGTTGTGATTTGTATTTTCATTCTATCTTAGGTTTATCTGTTTCGTATTCCATTGGGCTCTTTGTAGCTTTGTTGTACTCTCCTTTCATGGAGAGTAAACTCTTCTAA
- the LOC106343681 gene encoding E3 ubiquitin-protein ligase RGLG1-like isoform X2: MGGGNSKEDWRQEPPSSSSSSSSSSWASHQSYPQSGPGSYNYPPPPSYSPAPSFGGQPPSYSQEEQGYAYPYPPPQPQPQPSQTHAAPPDRKKFDRRYSKISDNYASLDQVSEALGRAGLESSNLILGIDFTKSNEWTGAKSFSKKSLHHISNTLNPYEQAITIIGRTLAAFDEDNLIPCFGFGDASTHDQDVFNFYPEGRSCNGFEQVLARYRDIVPHLKLAGPTSFAPIIEMAMTVVEQSSGQYHVLVIIADGQVTRSVDTEHGQLSPQEQKTVESIVKASALPLSIVLVGVGDGPWDMMQEFDDNIPSRAFDNFQFVNFTEIMSKNKEQSRKETEFALSALMEIPPQYKATIELGLLGRRNGNIPERIPLPPPVQGGSTFFNPSKASPAPSFEPSVPTYPMESKDVDDNQLCPICLSNPKNMAFGCGHQTCCECGPGLKVCPICRAPIQTRIKLY, translated from the exons ATGGGAGGAGGGAACTCTAAAGAAGACTGGAGGCAAGAGCCGCCATCATCATCATCATCATCATCATCATCATCATGGGCTTCTCATCAAAGTTATCCTCAGTCTGGACCAGGCAGCTACAACTATCCTCCTCCACCCTCTTATTCTCCAGCTCCCAGCTTTGGTGGTCAGCCGCCTTCTTATAGTCAAGAAGAGCAGGGCTATGCTTATCCTTATCCTCCCCCACAGCCACAACCACAGCCTTCACAGACTCATGCTGCTCCTCCTGATAGAAAAAAGTTTGATCGGAGGTATTCCAAAATATCTGATAATTACGCTTCTTTAGATCAG GTGTCAGAGGCTCTAGGGCGTGCAGGTCTTGAATCTTCTAATCTAATCCTTGGTATTGATTTCACCAAAAGCAATGAGTGGACAG GAGCCAAGTCCTTCAGTAAGAAAAGCTTGCATCATATCAGCAATACTCTCAATCCTTACGAGCAAGCTATCACTATCATTGGAAGGACCTTAGCCGCCTTTGACGAGGACAACTTGATTCCTTGTTTTGGTTTTGGTGACG CATCAACTCATGATCAAGACGTGTTTAATTTCTATCCAGAGGGTAGATCCTGTAATGGATTTGAACAAGTTTTGGCTCGCTACAGAGATATTGTACCTCACCTTAAGCTCGCAG GACCGACATCTTTTGCACCCATCATTGAAATGGCGATGACAGTGGTTGAGCAGAGTAGTGGCCAATATCATGTGTTAGTGATCATAGCCGATGGACAG GTAACAAGAAGTGTGGATACGGAACATGGACAGTTAAGTCCCCAAGAACAGAAGACTGTCGAATCAATTGTGAAAGCAAG TGCACTTCCTTTGTCAATAGTGTTAGTTGGGGTGGGGGATGGACCATGGGACATGATGCAGGAATTTGATGATAACATACCTTCCCGAGCTTTTGATAACTTCCAA TTTGTGAACTTCACGGAGATCATGTCGAAGAACAAAGAGCAGTCTCGGAAGGAGACAGAATTCGCACTCTCTGCTCTCATGGAGATTCCTCCCCAGTACAAAGCCACCATAGAGCTTGGCCTTTTAGG GCGAAGAAATGGGAATATCCCAGAGAGAATCCCACTTCCACCTCCGGTGCAGGGCGGATCAACATTCTTCAACCCATCAAAAGCTTCCCCAGCACCTAGTTTTGAACCGAGTGTACCTACTTATCCGATGGAAAGCAAGGATGTGGACGATAATCAG CTATGCCCGATATGTCTGAGCAATCCCAAAAACATGGCGTTTGGTTGCGGCCATCAGACATGTTGTGAGTGCGGACCAGGCCTTAAGGTGTGTCCTATTTGTCGTGCACCCATCCAGACAAGAATTAAGCTCTACTAA
- the LOC106343681 gene encoding E3 ubiquitin-protein ligase RGLG1-like isoform X1 produces the protein MKKGTDLELQVWNLNKVLMGGGNSKEDWRQEPPSSSSSSSSSSWASHQSYPQSGPGSYNYPPPPSYSPAPSFGGQPPSYSQEEQGYAYPYPPPQPQPQPSQTHAAPPDRKKFDRRYSKISDNYASLDQVSEALGRAGLESSNLILGIDFTKSNEWTGAKSFSKKSLHHISNTLNPYEQAITIIGRTLAAFDEDNLIPCFGFGDASTHDQDVFNFYPEGRSCNGFEQVLARYRDIVPHLKLAGPTSFAPIIEMAMTVVEQSSGQYHVLVIIADGQVTRSVDTEHGQLSPQEQKTVESIVKASALPLSIVLVGVGDGPWDMMQEFDDNIPSRAFDNFQFVNFTEIMSKNKEQSRKETEFALSALMEIPPQYKATIELGLLGRRNGNIPERIPLPPPVQGGSTFFNPSKASPAPSFEPSVPTYPMESKDVDDNQLCPICLSNPKNMAFGCGHQTCCECGPGLKVCPICRAPIQTRIKLY, from the exons ATGAAAAAAG GTACTGATCTTGAGCTTCAAGTTTGGAATCTGAATAAAGTTTTGATGGGAGGAGGGAACTCTAAAGAAGACTGGAGGCAAGAGCCGCCATCATCATCATCATCATCATCATCATCATCATGGGCTTCTCATCAAAGTTATCCTCAGTCTGGACCAGGCAGCTACAACTATCCTCCTCCACCCTCTTATTCTCCAGCTCCCAGCTTTGGTGGTCAGCCGCCTTCTTATAGTCAAGAAGAGCAGGGCTATGCTTATCCTTATCCTCCCCCACAGCCACAACCACAGCCTTCACAGACTCATGCTGCTCCTCCTGATAGAAAAAAGTTTGATCGGAGGTATTCCAAAATATCTGATAATTACGCTTCTTTAGATCAG GTGTCAGAGGCTCTAGGGCGTGCAGGTCTTGAATCTTCTAATCTAATCCTTGGTATTGATTTCACCAAAAGCAATGAGTGGACAG GAGCCAAGTCCTTCAGTAAGAAAAGCTTGCATCATATCAGCAATACTCTCAATCCTTACGAGCAAGCTATCACTATCATTGGAAGGACCTTAGCCGCCTTTGACGAGGACAACTTGATTCCTTGTTTTGGTTTTGGTGACG CATCAACTCATGATCAAGACGTGTTTAATTTCTATCCAGAGGGTAGATCCTGTAATGGATTTGAACAAGTTTTGGCTCGCTACAGAGATATTGTACCTCACCTTAAGCTCGCAG GACCGACATCTTTTGCACCCATCATTGAAATGGCGATGACAGTGGTTGAGCAGAGTAGTGGCCAATATCATGTGTTAGTGATCATAGCCGATGGACAG GTAACAAGAAGTGTGGATACGGAACATGGACAGTTAAGTCCCCAAGAACAGAAGACTGTCGAATCAATTGTGAAAGCAAG TGCACTTCCTTTGTCAATAGTGTTAGTTGGGGTGGGGGATGGACCATGGGACATGATGCAGGAATTTGATGATAACATACCTTCCCGAGCTTTTGATAACTTCCAA TTTGTGAACTTCACGGAGATCATGTCGAAGAACAAAGAGCAGTCTCGGAAGGAGACAGAATTCGCACTCTCTGCTCTCATGGAGATTCCTCCCCAGTACAAAGCCACCATAGAGCTTGGCCTTTTAGG GCGAAGAAATGGGAATATCCCAGAGAGAATCCCACTTCCACCTCCGGTGCAGGGCGGATCAACATTCTTCAACCCATCAAAAGCTTCCCCAGCACCTAGTTTTGAACCGAGTGTACCTACTTATCCGATGGAAAGCAAGGATGTGGACGATAATCAG CTATGCCCGATATGTCTGAGCAATCCCAAAAACATGGCGTTTGGTTGCGGCCATCAGACATGTTGTGAGTGCGGACCAGGCCTTAAGGTGTGTCCTATTTGTCGTGCACCCATCCAGACAAGAATTAAGCTCTACTAA
- the LOC106343681 gene encoding E3 ubiquitin-protein ligase RGLG1-like isoform X3 produces the protein MGRSVKRSLSIIINFGNGTDLELQVWNLNKVLMGGGNSKEDWRQEPPSSSSSSSSSSWASHQSYPQSGPGSYNYPPPPSYSPAPSFGGQPPSYSQEEQGYAYPYPPPQPQPQPSQTHAAPPDRKKFDRRYSKISDNYASLDQVSEALGRAGLESSNLILGIDFTKSNEWTGAKSFSKKSLHHISNTLNPYEQAITIIGRTLAAFDEDNLIPCFGFGDASTHDQDVFNFYPEGRSCNGFEQVLARYRDIVPHLKLAGPTSFAPIIEMAMTVVEQSSGQYHVLVIIADGQVTRSVDTEHGQLSPQEQKTVESIVKASALPLSIVLVGVGDGPWDMMQEFDDNIPSRAFDNFQFVNFTEIMSKNKEQSRKETEFALSALMEIPPQYKATIELGLLGRRNGNIPERIPLPPPVQGGSTFFNPSKASPAPSFEPSVPTYPMESKDVDDNQLCPICLSNPKNMAFGCGHQTCCECGPGLKVCPICRAPIQTRIKLY, from the exons ATGGGTAGATCCGTCAAGAGGTCTTTGAGCATAATAATAAATTTTGGTAAC G GTACTGATCTTGAGCTTCAAGTTTGGAATCTGAATAAAGTTTTGATGGGAGGAGGGAACTCTAAAGAAGACTGGAGGCAAGAGCCGCCATCATCATCATCATCATCATCATCATCATCATGGGCTTCTCATCAAAGTTATCCTCAGTCTGGACCAGGCAGCTACAACTATCCTCCTCCACCCTCTTATTCTCCAGCTCCCAGCTTTGGTGGTCAGCCGCCTTCTTATAGTCAAGAAGAGCAGGGCTATGCTTATCCTTATCCTCCCCCACAGCCACAACCACAGCCTTCACAGACTCATGCTGCTCCTCCTGATAGAAAAAAGTTTGATCGGAGGTATTCCAAAATATCTGATAATTACGCTTCTTTAGATCAG GTGTCAGAGGCTCTAGGGCGTGCAGGTCTTGAATCTTCTAATCTAATCCTTGGTATTGATTTCACCAAAAGCAATGAGTGGACAG GAGCCAAGTCCTTCAGTAAGAAAAGCTTGCATCATATCAGCAATACTCTCAATCCTTACGAGCAAGCTATCACTATCATTGGAAGGACCTTAGCCGCCTTTGACGAGGACAACTTGATTCCTTGTTTTGGTTTTGGTGACG CATCAACTCATGATCAAGACGTGTTTAATTTCTATCCAGAGGGTAGATCCTGTAATGGATTTGAACAAGTTTTGGCTCGCTACAGAGATATTGTACCTCACCTTAAGCTCGCAG GACCGACATCTTTTGCACCCATCATTGAAATGGCGATGACAGTGGTTGAGCAGAGTAGTGGCCAATATCATGTGTTAGTGATCATAGCCGATGGACAG GTAACAAGAAGTGTGGATACGGAACATGGACAGTTAAGTCCCCAAGAACAGAAGACTGTCGAATCAATTGTGAAAGCAAG TGCACTTCCTTTGTCAATAGTGTTAGTTGGGGTGGGGGATGGACCATGGGACATGATGCAGGAATTTGATGATAACATACCTTCCCGAGCTTTTGATAACTTCCAA TTTGTGAACTTCACGGAGATCATGTCGAAGAACAAAGAGCAGTCTCGGAAGGAGACAGAATTCGCACTCTCTGCTCTCATGGAGATTCCTCCCCAGTACAAAGCCACCATAGAGCTTGGCCTTTTAGG GCGAAGAAATGGGAATATCCCAGAGAGAATCCCACTTCCACCTCCGGTGCAGGGCGGATCAACATTCTTCAACCCATCAAAAGCTTCCCCAGCACCTAGTTTTGAACCGAGTGTACCTACTTATCCGATGGAAAGCAAGGATGTGGACGATAATCAG CTATGCCCGATATGTCTGAGCAATCCCAAAAACATGGCGTTTGGTTGCGGCCATCAGACATGTTGTGAGTGCGGACCAGGCCTTAAGGTGTGTCCTATTTGTCGTGCACCCATCCAGACAAGAATTAAGCTCTACTAA
- the LOC106293653 gene encoding protein NUCLEAR FUSION DEFECTIVE 4 gives MKPPKRTTTAKEEDVQSPPSMLQWWRRWTVLVAAIWIQAFTGTNFDFSAYSSDMKSSMGVSQSRLNYMAVASDLGKALGWSSGFAVAYFPVSAVLFSAAAMGLVGYGVQWLSIAADVIDLPYSLVLVCCSLAGLSICWFNTVCFVLCVRHFESNHSLALSLVVSFNGISAALYTLGHEVISGKSSASSDIYLLLNSLIPLFVSLLALWPVLTNPNSSETHASNRTRDETRIFIIFNVLALITCFYLLLPSSDTYLASSPLWHFLGAICLLLFPLCVPFLDYILRALHSCFHRHSSGYAVVNIEEPKIPKSGGGLDHEEIKSYDECNKVGRLGDEHSLGMLVRSLEFWLYYIAYFCGGTIGLVYSNNLGQIAQSLGQSSSNAKSLVTLFSAFSFLGRLLSSAPDFTRKKLDYLTRTGWFTISLLPTPLAFFILAYSSKTALLQVATALIGLSSGFVFAAAVSVTSDLFGRNSVGVNQNILITNIPIGSLFYGYMAGSVYDKHATPSVVSDTLVCVGRRCYFATFLFWGCLSVVGLVCSLILFIRTRPVYQRLAQNRN, from the coding sequence ATGAAACCACCAAAGAGGACAACTACGGCGAAGGAGGAGGATGTGCAATCTCCACCTTCTATGCTCCAATGGTGGCGTAGATGGACGGTGTTGGTGGCGGCCATCTGGATTCAAGCCTTCACGGGCACTAACTTCGATTTCTCCGCTTACTCCTCCGACATGAAATCGTCCATGGGCGTTTCTCAGTCGCGCCTTAACTACATGGCTGTCGCTTCTGATTTAGGCAAAGCATTGGGCTGGTCTTCCGGTTTCGCCGTTGCCTATTTCCCTGTCTCCGCCGTCCTATTCTCCGCCGCTGCTATGGGTCTCGTCGGCTACGGCGTCCAGTGGTTATCCATCGCCGCCGACGTCATCGATCTTCCATACTCTCTGGTTCTGGTATGCTGCTCGTTAGCTGGATTAAGCATCTGCTGGTTCAACACCGTCTGCTTCGTCCTCTGCGTTCGGCACTTTGAATCCAACCATTCCCTTGCCTTGTCTCTCGTCGTGAGTTTCAACGGAATCAGTGCTGCCTTGTACACGCTTGGCCATGAAGTCATCAGTGGGAAATCATCAGCAAGCTCTGACATTTACCTTCTCCTTAACTCTCTCATCCCTTTATTCGTCTCTCTTTTAGCCCTCTGGCCTGTCCTTACTAACCCTAACTCCTCTGAAACCCATGCTAGTAACCGGACCCGTGATGAGACCCGAATCTTCATCATCTTCAATGTCTTAGCCCTAATCACATGCTTTTACCTTCTCCTGCCTTCCTCAGACACCTACTTGGCTTCATCACCTCTTTGGCATTTCCTCGGCGCCATTTGCCTTCTCCTTTTCCCATTGTGCGTCCCCTTTCTCGACTATATTCTCCGTGCTCTCCACTCCTGTTTCCACCGTCACAGCTCTGGCTATGCAGTGGTTAACATAGAGGAGCCCAAGATCCCGAAAAGTGGGGGTGGCTTGGATCATGAGGAGATTAAATCATATGATGAATGTAATAAAGTGGGACGCTTAGGTGATGAACATTCTCTTGGAATGCTGGTTCGTAGCCTGGAGTTTTGGCTATACTACATAGCTTATTTCTGCGGTGGGACCATTGGTCTTGTCTACAGCAACAACTTAGGTCAGATCGCTCAGTCTCTAGGTCAGAGCAGCTCAAACGCAAAATCTTTAGTGACACTCTTCTCTGCCTTCTCCTTTTTGGGAAGGTTGCTCTCCTCTGCACCTGATTTCACACGCAAGAAACTAGACTACCTGACAAGAACAGGCTGGTTCACCATTTCGCTGCTTCCAACACCTTTGGCCTTCTTCATCCTCGCGTATTCGTCCAAGACCGCGCTGCTACAGGTTGCCACCGCACTTATAGGGTTAAGTTCAGGGTTTGTTTTCGCGGCAGCGGTTTCAGTAACTTCGGACCTCTTTGGACGAAATAGCGTTGGTGTAAACCAGAACATACTCATCACAAACATTCCCATTGGATCGCTCTTCTACGGATACATGGCTGGTTCTGTCTATGACAAGCACGCGACGCCATCTGTCGTGTCGGACACGCTTGTTTGCGTGGGAAGAAGGTGTTATTTTGCAACGTTCTTGTTTTGGGGTTGTTTGTCTGTTGTTGGATTAGTATGTAGCTTGATATTGTTTATTAGAACCCGACCAGTTTACCAACGGTTAGCACAAAACCGAAATTAA
- the LOC106293780 gene encoding uncharacterized protein LOC106293780 produces the protein MSDCSSKKRNYNIAQEGSRAGNAMSRLLGGGLDFKTFIYLFILLPLSIFFIYLHGQKLTYFLRPLWQSPPKPFNILPHYYHPNASMELLCTLHGWNIRHSPRRVFDAVLFSNEVDMLTIRWNELNPYITQFVLLESNSTFTGLSKPLAFAENRHKSFEFVEPTRLSYGHVGGGGGRWKKGENPFVEESFQRLALDQLIKLAGIKEDDLLIMSDVDEIPSGHTINLLRWCDGYPPVLHLQLRNYLYSYEYYLDYKSWRASVHLFKPGKTRYAHFRQSNNLLADSGWHCSFCFRHIRDFVFKMKAYSHTDRVRFAHYLNPKRIQDVICKGTDLFDMFPEEHTFREIIGKLGPIPRSYSAVHLPRYLIQNADSYKYLLPGNCVRETA, from the coding sequence ATGTCTGATTGTAGTTCTAAGAAGAGAAATTATAATATCGCACAGGAGGGTTCCCGTGCAGGCAATGCCATGTCACGGCTTCTTGGAGGAGGACTTGATTTCAAAACATTTATATATCTATTCATTCTCCTCCCACTCTCCATCTTCTTTATCTATTTGCATGGTCAGAAGCTCACTTATTTCTTGAGACCTCTTTGGCAATCCCCTCCCAAACCATTTAACATCCTTCCCCATTACTACCACCCCAACGCTTCCATGGAGTTGCTCTGCACTCTTCACGGCTGGAATATCCGCCATTCTCCTAGAAGAGTCTTCGACGCTGTCTTGTTCAGCAACGAGGTCGATATGCTGACCATCCGTTGGAACGAGTTAAATCCTTACATTACGCAGTTTGTGCTTCTCGAATCCAACTCCACTTTCACAGGTCTCTCAAAACCCTTGGCTTTCGCAGAAAATCGCCACAAGAGTTTCGAGTTCGTTGAGCCAACAAGGCTGTCTTATGGGCACGTAGGAGGAGGAGGAGGAAGATGGAAGAAAGGCGAGAACCCGTTTGTGGAAGAATCATTCCAAAGGCTCGCACTGGACCAGCTTATCAAACTTGCTGGTATAAAAGAAGATGATCTTTTGATCATGTCCGATGTTGACGAGATCCCGAGTGGCCACACCATCAATCTGCTTAGATGGTGCGACGGATACCCACCGGTTCTTCACCTTCAGCTCAGAAACTACCTCTACTCATATGAGTACTATCTCGACTACAAAAGCTGGAGAGCCTCTGTTCATCTCTTCAAGCCTGGGAAAACAAGGTATGCTCATTTCCGGCAAAGCAACAATCTTTTGGCGGACTCAGGATGGCATTGCAGCTTCTGTTTCAGACACATCAGAGATTTTGTGTTCAAGATGAAAGCCTACAGCCATACTGACCGTGTTAGATTCGCACATTACCTCAACCCGAAAAGAATACAAGATGTGATCTGCAAAGGAACTGATCTTTTCGATATGTTTCCTGAAGAACACACTTTCAGAGAGATTATCGGAAAACTAGGTCCGATACCGAGGTCTTACTCAGCTGTTCATCTCCCTAGATATCTGATCCAGAATGCTGATAGTTACAAGTATTTGTTACCCGGGAACTGTGTAAGAGAAACTGCCTGA
- the LOC106292444 gene encoding uncharacterized protein LOC106292444, whose product MLSGGESVGTSSDDGDTFSFESFNLARNKLCFEDGTFSAIEIVTKSICDAREWQETLQLVPVAGLTTTISSRQAPTPQVPIDATCHVDAAWDATSGTCGLGGLFSGSHPASRLPQISESRTLVSSALMAEALAVRLAVMNAAFSNIKSLMILSDSLSLIKLLKGNESRPALFGILFDIYHFSSYFDVLSFCFIPRLQNFEADLVAKLALSHAVVIPSLAGV is encoded by the exons ATGCTCAGTGGCGGCGAGAGTGTGGGAACTAGCTCCGATGATGGAGACACCTTCTCCTTTGAGTCCTTCAATCTA GCTAGGAATAAATTGTGCTTTGAAGATGGTACTTTCTCTGCAATAGAGATTGTCACTAAATCCATCTGTGATGCCCGAGAGTGGCAAGAAACTCTGCAATTGGTTCCAGTAGCAGGCCTAACTACTACCATCTCCTCACGGCAAGCCCCAACTCCCCAAGTTCCTATTGATGCGACTTGTCATGTTGATGCGGCATGGGATGCTACCTCTGGAACCTGCGGTCTAGGAGGTCTGTTCTCTGGCTCACACCCGGCCTCTCGCCTTCCCCAAATCTCCGAGTCTCGGACCCTTGTATCGTCTGCGTTAATGGCTGAGGCCCTCGCTGTTCGTTTGGCAGTAATGAATGCTGCGTTTTCAAACATTAAATCCCTGATGATCCTGTCGGATTCTCTATCCCTCATCAAACTGTTGAAAGGAAATGAATCAAGACCAGCCTTGTTTGGTATTTTGTTTGATATTTATCATTTCAGTTCTTACTTTGATGTCCTGTCTTTTTGTTTTATTCCGCGTTTACAAAACTTTGAGGCTGATTTGGTGGCAAAGCTAGCATTATCTCATGCTGTTGTAATTCCCTCCCTTGCGGGAGTGTAA
- the LOC106294499 gene encoding transcription factor MYB57-like, which produces MDKKKTGIRKERIPAQKEEEGTVRKGPWTMEEDLILFNYILNHGEGLWNSVAKASGLKRTGKSCRLRWLNYLRPDVRRGNITAEEQLLIIQLHAKLGNRWSKIAKYLPGRTDNEIKNFWRTKIQRHVKFSSSVNTINTRHCSGNSQSSVITATDQGSSSKGFDMAESLISPATTTTSFHMMEQSNDSYWNVEDLWPLQLLNGDHQVI; this is translated from the exons ATGGATAAGAAGAAGACAGGGATAAGGAAAGAGAGAATACCAGCACAGAAAGAAGAAGAAGGAACAGTGAGGAAAGGACCATGGACTATGGAAGAAGATTTGATCCTCTTTAATTACATCCTTAATCATGGTGAAGGTCTTTGGAACTCCGTCGCCAAAGCCTCTG GTCTAAAACGTACGGGGAAAAGTTGTCGGCTCAGGTGGCTGAACTATCTCCGGCCAGATGTGCGGCGAGGGAACATAACAGCAGAAGAACAGCTTTTGATCATTCAACTTCATGCTAAGCTTGGAAACAG GTGGTCGAAGATTGCGAAATATCTTCCAGGGAGAACGGACAACGAGATAAAGAATTTCTGGAGGACAAAGATTCAGAGACACGTGAAATTTTCTTCGTCGGTAAATACTATTAATACTCGTCATTGTTCGGGAAACTCGCAGAGCTCGGTGATAACAGCGACGGACCAAGGCAGCTCTAGCAAAGGCTTCGATATGGCTGAGAGCTTAATCTCGCCGGCGACGACAACGACATCGTTTCATATGATGGAACAGTCAAACGACAGTTACTGGAACGTTGAAGATCTATGGCCCCTGCAGTTGCTTAATGGTGACCACCAAGTGATTTAA
- the LOC106292758 gene encoding universal stress protein A-like protein, producing the protein MEREPTRVMVAVNESTIKGKPHPSISSKRAFEWTLEKMVRSNASDFKILLLHVHVVDEDGFDEVDSIYASPDDFKDMRESNKSKGLHLLEFFVNKCHEFGVSCEAWIKKGDPKDVICQEVSRVRPDLLVLGSRGLGRFQKVFVGTVSGFCVKHAECPVLTIKRNADETPSDLADD; encoded by the exons ATGGAGAGGGAGCCGACACGAGTGATGGTGGCTGTGAACGAATCGACGATCAAAGGGAAGCCTCACCCTTCGATAAGCAGCAAAAGAGCTTTCGAATGGACTCTGGAGAAGATGGTCCGATCCAACGCATCCGATTTCAAGATTCTCTTGCTCCATGTACATGTGGTCGACGAAGACGGTTTTGATGAGGTAGACAGCATATATGCGTCTCCTGATGATTTCAAAGACATGAGAGAGTCTAACAAGTCTAAAGGTCTTCACCTTCTCGAGTTTTTCGTTAACAAATGTCACGAGTTTGGG GTTAGTTGCGAGGCTTGGATCAAGAAAGGTGATCCCAAGGATGTGATCTGCCAAGAAGTCAGCCGGGTCCGACCAGATCTTCTTGTTTTGGGAAGCCGTGGTCTTGGCCGCTTCCAAAA GGTCTTTGTTGGGACGGTGAGTGGGTTCTGTGTGAAACATGCTGAGTGTCCGGTCCTCACGATCAAACGCAATGCCGATGAAACTCCCAGTGATCTTGCTGATGACTAA
- the LOC106294281 gene encoding uncharacterized protein LOC106294281, translated as MEEENQKTHRSVSRKDRSHGADEEAAPGDKCSGERCRSSWAAAAIADCVALCCCPCAVVNLLTLAFVKVPWMIGRKCIGRRKKRKKKIEREDRFHHNQRPETVKGVSGGCCGGGYGEWDDHRFVVERDGSLTKEEEEKTASFRGEGEARISARDEAERVWLELYQIGHLGFGRVSFTGIHQ; from the coding sequence ATGGAAGAGGAAAACCAAAAAACACATCGATCAGTTTCACGTAAAGACCGGAGTCATGGCGCCGACGAAGAAGCAGCGCCAGGAGACAAATGCTCCGGTGAAAGGTGCCGGTCTTCGTGGGCTGCGGCGGCGATAGCAGACTGTGTGGCGCTTTGCTGTTGTCCCTGCGCCGTCGTGAACCTCCTCACACTTGCCTTCGTCAAGGTCCCGTGGATGATTGGGCGGAAATGCATCGGACGGAGAAAGAAGAGGAAGAAAAAGATAGAGCGTGAGGATCGTTTTCATCACAACCAGAGGCCGGAGACGGTAAAAGGCGTGAGTGGTGGATGTTGCGGCGGAGGATATGGAGAGTGGGATGACCACCGGTTTGTGGTGGAGAGAGATGGAAGTCTAACGAAGGAGGAGGAGGAGAAAACGGCGAGTTTTAGGGGAGAGGGTGAGGCGAGGATCAGTGCGAGAGATGAAGCTGAGAGAGTTTGGTTGGAATTGTATCAGATTGGACATCTTGGCTTCGGTAGAGTCTCTTTCACTGGTATTCATCAGTAA